A genomic stretch from Pomacea canaliculata isolate SZHN2017 linkage group LG2, ASM307304v1, whole genome shotgun sequence includes:
- the LOC112555133 gene encoding histone-lysine N-methyltransferase PRDM9-like — protein MSVGNKPVRSGTTWRLAADVHHFYKPGTFTEALLMENPGCHIPIQQHHGHHHQQSQQQHFNQKAQTLVLDGDIFQRWSQIGTSQGFTTDTDIARFLIQHYESTWDRFFYICHSTLCGPIVIKRGSSKTTKKSNSKKGKLAATSESNLQENDEDLAGLCIKFEQPSSYADHIVFPCPDAKRSEIKSYLCTRCGKTFFKSSDLKKHVRIHTHEKPYKCDRCPSAFSDPSSYSRHKRVHTGEKPFVCQECNTGFAQSSDLTKHIRIHTRERPLQCQFCSDCFSDPSSFARHRRKHLPT, from the exons ATGTCAGTGGGCAACAAACCTGTACGATCTGGGACAACATGGCGACTTGCTGCTGACGTCCACCACTTCTACAAACCAG GTACATTTACTGAAGCACTACTAATGGAAAATCCAGGCTGTCATATTCCTATTCAGCAACACCacggtcatcatcatcaacagtcaCAGCAGCAGCATTTTAACCAAAAGGCCCAAACTTTAGTTCTGGATGGTGACATCTTTCAGCGCTGGAGTCAGATAGGCACATCACAAGGTTTTACAACAGATACAGATATTGCAAGATTTCTTATCCAGCA ctATGAGAGTACATGGGACAGG TTCTTCTACATTTGTCACTCCACCCTCTGTGGACCCATTGTTATAAAACGAGGcagcagcaaaacaacaaagaagtcaaattcaaagaaaggaaaactggCTGCTACAAGTGAATCCAACCTGCAGGAAAATGATGAAGACCTTGCAGGCCTGTGCATAAAGTTTGAACAGCCTTCATCTTATGCTGACCATATTGTGTTTCCTTGCCCAGATGCTAAACGCTCTGAAATCAAATCTTACTTATGCACGAGGTGTGGCAAAACATTCTTCAAATCCAGTGATTTAAAGAAGCATGTACGTATTCACACTCATGAAAAGCCATACAAATGTGACCGCTGTCCTTCAGCTTTCTCAGATCCTTCGAGCTATTCAAGGCACAAGAGAGTTCACACAGGTGAAAAACCATTTGTGTGTCAAGAGTGCAACACAGGATTTGCCCAGTCTAGTGATCTCACCAAGCACATTCGCATTCACACTCGTGAAAGGCCACTGCAGTGTCAGTTTTGTAGTGACTGCTTCTCTGATCCTTCCAGCTTTGCCAGACATAGGCGAAAACATCTGCCaacataa